A stretch of the Arthrobacter sp. PAMC 25486 genome encodes the following:
- a CDS encoding MFS transporter: MTTTDTPLPVRTVARYAIGSLGTGGFATLPGLVLIYYMTDTLGIAAITAGLLVTLAKVWDVVIDPVIGARSDHSLAVTGSRRRFMLLGGMLLPLFFILTFAVPSGMGPGFAGLWVLVAFMATATAFSLFQVPYIALPAELTSSYDQRTRLLSVRVVVLSVAILLFGAGGPALRSLGGDNESLGYLIMALVAGLLIGAAMMVTSGVAERGVPRPAVPGSIASNYKDGLGALKRSPAFRILLLCFALQGLATGVMLAGAQYVATWVLHSESAVTFLFIALIGPALLFAPVWRIVAGRIGKERAFRYASIMFGIAALALVGMLGAPGDWIYLPVALAGAGYAGMQSLPMSMLPDVISHDAKTYGEGSAGIFGGVWTAGETTGMALGATVLTLVLAASGYVQSVAGETLTQGPAAISGIILSFSLVPAVLIAVSLLVFRRYPLRQHDIDAGPNNAAASRSEGAP, from the coding sequence ATGACCACGACAGATACGCCGCTGCCGGTCCGGACAGTCGCCAGATATGCCATCGGTTCCCTGGGCACTGGTGGCTTCGCAACCCTCCCGGGGCTGGTCCTGATCTACTACATGACGGACACCCTGGGCATCGCAGCGATCACGGCCGGGCTGCTGGTCACACTGGCCAAGGTGTGGGATGTGGTCATCGATCCTGTGATTGGCGCCCGGTCGGACCATTCACTGGCCGTCACGGGCTCCAGGCGTCGTTTCATGTTGCTGGGCGGGATGCTGCTGCCCCTGTTCTTCATCCTCACGTTCGCGGTGCCGTCCGGCATGGGCCCTGGGTTCGCCGGGCTGTGGGTGCTTGTCGCCTTCATGGCCACAGCCACGGCGTTCAGCCTTTTTCAGGTCCCCTACATAGCGCTGCCGGCTGAACTTACGTCCAGTTATGACCAGCGCACGCGCCTGCTGTCGGTGCGTGTCGTGGTCCTGTCGGTTGCCATTCTGCTGTTCGGCGCAGGCGGGCCGGCCCTGCGTTCTCTGGGCGGGGACAACGAGTCCTTGGGGTACCTGATCATGGCGCTGGTTGCCGGCCTGCTCATCGGAGCGGCCATGATGGTGACCTCGGGCGTGGCAGAGCGGGGCGTCCCCCGTCCGGCTGTTCCGGGCTCCATTGCCAGCAACTACAAGGACGGGCTGGGCGCACTGAAACGCAGCCCTGCCTTCCGCATCCTTTTGCTCTGTTTTGCCCTCCAAGGTTTGGCCACGGGGGTCATGCTTGCCGGTGCGCAATATGTGGCCACGTGGGTGCTGCACTCGGAGTCGGCCGTGACGTTCCTGTTCATCGCCCTTATCGGGCCGGCGCTGCTGTTCGCCCCGGTGTGGCGCATTGTGGCGGGCCGGATCGGCAAGGAACGGGCATTTCGCTACGCCAGCATCATGTTTGGCATCGCAGCCCTGGCACTCGTTGGCATGCTGGGCGCCCCCGGTGACTGGATCTACCTTCCGGTGGCACTGGCCGGAGCCGGGTATGCCGGCATGCAGTCCCTGCCCATGTCCATGCTGCCCGACGTCATCTCCCACGACGCGAAAACCTACGGCGAGGGCTCGGCCGGAATCTTCGGCGGGGTGTGGACGGCGGGCGAAACCACGGGGATGGCCCTGGGTGCCACCGTCTTGACCCTGGTGCTGGCCGCCAGCGGCTACGTCCAGTCGGTGGCGGGGGAAACGCTCACCCAGGGACCGGCCGCAATAAGCGGCATCATCCTGAGCTTCAGTTTGGTTCCGGCCGTCTTAATCGCCGTCAGCCTGCTGGTCTTCCGCCGCTACCCACTGCGCCAACACGACATCGACGCAGGCCCCAACAATGCAGCTGCATCCCGTTCCGAAGGAGCCCCATGA
- a CDS encoding S9 family peptidase, protein MTLPDAPATVSPSPATPLAPPVAKKVPVERTHHGDTFVDNYEWLREKENPEVVEHLNAEQAYTDAVTAGQEQLRNDIFNEIKNRTQETDLSVPSRKDGWWYYARMVEGQAYGIQCRVRAESNGTLADWTPPLVEAGVDVPGEQILLDGNIEAEGQPFFSIGGAAVTLDGNLYAYAVDNAGDELFTIRIKDLRTGEILPDVIENAFYGLGFSPDGSTLFYMVADDSWRPHQVKTHVLGTPVSTDEVLYQEDDVAMWTGFDLSADRRHLMVSIGCSEFSETRLLDFAAPKKGLQVLIPRSAEILYDAEPFLVNGVEKVLLTHDRDAVNSMISLVDAAEFSKAVEEQQWATVIAHDESVRINGATVTATHMVVSLRKDTIERIQVTALEGLGTAEQAAAVEPVFDEELYTAGMGGTEFESPVIRLVYTSDFTPPRVYDYVLPAAGGQGELLLRKETPVLGGYRAQDYIATREWAIAADGTRVPLSVLRRADLPRDGANAGVVYGYGSYEVSMDPGFGVPRLSLLDRGVVFVIAHVRGGGEMGRHWYEDGKKLHKKNTFTDFVAATDWLATSGWVDPARIAAMGGSAGGLLMGAVANLAPEKYAAVVAQVPFVDALTTILDPELPLSALEWEEWGNPITDPEVYKYMKEYTPYENVRTVAYPKIAAVTSFNDTRVLYVEPAKWVAELRAVSTGAEPIVMKIEMDGGHGGASGRYEGWKTRAWDYAFLADAIGATALR, encoded by the coding sequence CGTACACGGATGCTGTCACGGCGGGGCAGGAACAGCTGCGAAACGACATCTTCAACGAGATCAAGAACCGCACGCAGGAAACAGATCTTTCCGTGCCCAGCCGCAAGGACGGCTGGTGGTACTACGCCCGCATGGTGGAAGGCCAGGCCTACGGCATCCAGTGCCGGGTTCGCGCGGAAAGCAACGGCACCTTGGCGGATTGGACCCCGCCGCTCGTGGAGGCCGGCGTGGATGTGCCGGGCGAGCAGATCCTGCTCGACGGCAACATTGAGGCGGAGGGACAGCCCTTCTTCTCGATCGGCGGCGCCGCCGTGACCCTCGACGGAAACTTGTACGCCTACGCTGTGGACAACGCCGGCGACGAGCTGTTCACGATCCGCATTAAGGATCTTCGCACCGGCGAAATCCTGCCAGATGTCATTGAGAATGCGTTCTACGGCTTGGGTTTCTCCCCCGACGGCAGCACACTGTTCTACATGGTGGCCGACGACTCCTGGCGCCCCCACCAGGTCAAAACCCACGTCCTCGGCACCCCCGTTTCCACCGATGAGGTCCTGTACCAGGAGGACGACGTCGCCATGTGGACCGGCTTCGACCTGTCCGCCGACCGCCGCCATCTCATGGTCAGCATCGGCTGCTCCGAGTTCAGTGAGACCCGCCTCCTTGACTTCGCCGCCCCCAAAAAGGGCCTCCAGGTCCTGATCCCCCGCAGCGCCGAGATCTTGTACGACGCCGAACCGTTCCTTGTGAACGGTGTCGAAAAGGTCCTGCTGACCCATGACCGGGACGCGGTCAACTCGATGATTTCCCTGGTTGACGCTGCCGAGTTCAGCAAGGCCGTGGAGGAACAGCAGTGGGCCACGGTGATCGCCCACGACGAATCCGTGCGCATCAACGGCGCCACCGTCACGGCCACCCACATGGTGGTTTCCCTGCGCAAGGACACCATCGAGCGCATCCAGGTGACAGCGCTGGAAGGCTTGGGAACCGCGGAGCAGGCGGCCGCCGTCGAACCCGTCTTTGATGAGGAGCTGTACACGGCGGGGATGGGCGGGACCGAGTTTGAATCCCCCGTAATCCGGCTGGTCTACACCTCCGATTTCACGCCTCCGCGCGTCTACGACTACGTGCTCCCGGCCGCGGGCGGGCAGGGCGAGCTGCTGCTGCGCAAGGAAACCCCCGTCCTGGGCGGCTACCGCGCGCAGGACTACATTGCCACGCGCGAGTGGGCCATTGCCGCCGACGGCACGAGGGTGCCGCTGTCGGTGCTGCGCCGGGCGGACCTGCCGCGCGACGGCGCCAACGCGGGCGTTGTGTACGGTTACGGTTCGTACGAGGTCAGCATGGATCCGGGCTTTGGCGTGCCACGGCTGTCGCTGTTGGACCGCGGCGTGGTGTTTGTCATTGCGCACGTGCGCGGCGGCGGCGAGATGGGCCGGCACTGGTACGAGGACGGCAAGAAGCTGCACAAGAAGAACACGTTCACCGATTTTGTGGCGGCCACGGACTGGCTGGCGACCTCGGGCTGGGTGGATCCCGCGCGCATTGCGGCCATGGGCGGTTCGGCCGGCGGGCTGCTGATGGGTGCCGTGGCGAACCTGGCCCCGGAAAAATATGCGGCCGTGGTGGCGCAGGTGCCGTTCGTGGATGCCCTGACCACCATTCTGGACCCCGAACTGCCGCTGTCGGCGCTGGAGTGGGAGGAGTGGGGCAACCCGATCACCGACCCTGAGGTGTACAAGTACATGAAGGAGTACACCCCGTATGAGAACGTGCGCACTGTGGCCTACCCGAAGATTGCGGCCGTCACGAGCTTCAACGACACCCGCGTGCTCTACGTCGAACCGGCCAAGTGGGTGGCGGAACTGCGTGCGGTTTCAACGGGTGCGGAGCCGATTGTCATGAAGATCGAGATGGATGGCGGCCACGGCGGCGCCTCCGGCCGGTACGAGGGCTGGAAGACCCGTGCCTGGGACTACGCGTTCCTGGCCGACGCGATCGGCGCCACCGCGCTCCGTTAG
- a CDS encoding aminotransferase class V-fold PLP-dependent enzyme — protein sequence MIPFAATPEEILQELATLRAADAPTHGGKVLSYVYDSGLSAVDELAAAAMLAVQPLNGLDPTTFTSIAVMEREVIGFMRTLLGGGGDVVGTVTSGGTESCMLAVKTARENFRGTGTPRLLAPASVHAAFHKAAHYFGLTLELVPVDADGLADSAAMTAAMGPDTALVVASTPSYPHAVLDPVAEIAAAAQSRGIDCHVDACIGGLVLPFWPGLPDWDLRVSGVTSVSADLHKYGYAPKGASVLLTRGRDRQRSQYFATTSWPGYPVVNPTLLGSKSAAPLAGAWAIIKLLGTAGFADLAASCHRSTASLLGAVAKIEGLRVVGNPTGPLFAVAVDALVPADRQIDPHHWADRLKVHGFTAQLQPSFTQSDGSILPRTTHLTITPVTESRLAELVEAMVQAGKEVRGVPGIEPQQILAALDGPTAALLGTSGFTKNSETARQILRALGLAGDGLPAAMAPVLALVEALPRDVTEWLLTELLAGLVEPPPLPPAEM from the coding sequence ATGATCCCGTTTGCCGCCACCCCCGAAGAAATTCTCCAAGAGCTGGCCACACTCCGCGCGGCCGATGCCCCCACCCATGGCGGGAAGGTCCTCTCCTATGTCTACGATTCGGGGTTGTCCGCCGTTGACGAACTTGCGGCGGCGGCCATGCTGGCGGTCCAGCCGCTCAACGGCCTGGACCCCACCACGTTCACGTCGATCGCCGTCATGGAGCGCGAGGTCATCGGATTCATGCGCACACTGCTGGGCGGGGGCGGGGATGTGGTGGGAACTGTGACCAGTGGCGGGACCGAAAGCTGCATGTTGGCGGTCAAGACGGCGCGGGAGAATTTCCGGGGAACTGGGACTCCGCGGCTGCTGGCCCCTGCGTCGGTCCATGCCGCCTTCCACAAAGCCGCCCACTACTTCGGGCTCACCCTTGAGCTGGTCCCGGTCGACGCCGACGGGCTGGCCGACTCTGCTGCCATGACGGCGGCAATGGGTCCCGACACCGCGTTGGTAGTGGCCTCAACCCCTTCCTATCCGCACGCGGTGTTAGACCCGGTGGCCGAGATCGCCGCCGCCGCGCAGTCGAGGGGTATCGATTGCCATGTTGATGCCTGCATCGGCGGGCTCGTGCTCCCCTTCTGGCCGGGGCTCCCGGATTGGGACCTGCGCGTTTCCGGCGTGACCAGCGTTTCGGCCGACCTGCACAAATACGGCTACGCGCCCAAGGGCGCATCGGTGCTGCTGACCCGCGGCAGGGACCGTCAACGCTCACAATATTTTGCCACCACGTCCTGGCCCGGGTACCCCGTGGTGAATCCGACGCTGCTCGGCTCCAAGTCTGCGGCGCCCCTGGCCGGCGCCTGGGCCATCATCAAGTTGTTGGGAACCGCGGGCTTTGCGGATTTGGCGGCGTCTTGCCATCGCTCCACTGCCTCGCTGCTGGGTGCGGTGGCGAAAATCGAGGGCCTGCGCGTTGTTGGAAATCCCACCGGACCGCTTTTTGCCGTGGCTGTTGACGCTCTTGTTCCGGCCGACCGCCAGATCGATCCGCACCACTGGGCAGACCGCCTGAAGGTCCACGGATTTACCGCCCAATTGCAGCCGTCCTTCACCCAGTCCGATGGCTCGATCCTGCCGCGAACCACCCACCTGACCATCACTCCTGTCACGGAATCACGCCTGGCGGAACTCGTGGAGGCCATGGTGCAGGCGGGCAAAGAGGTCCGAGGGGTGCCCGGCATCGAGCCGCAGCAGATACTGGCGGCACTGGACGGGCCAACGGCAGCACTGCTGGGCACCTCCGGGTTCACCAAGAATTCGGAGACCGCCCGCCAGATTTTGAGGGCCCTTGGATTGGCTGGGGACGGGCTGCCTGCCGCCATGGCGCCGGTCCTGGCACTGGTTGAAGCCCTGCCACGTGATGTCACCGAATGGCTGCTGACCGAATTGCTGGCCGGGCTGGTGGAACCCCCGCCGCTGCCGCCCGCCGAGATGTGA
- a CDS encoding acetate/propionate family kinase produces MRVLVINSGSSSLKYQVRDTDTNQVAASGLIDRIGEGAGGPADHGEAMDQVAAALEAELAARPIDAVGHRVVHGGERFSEPVRINNEITRAIERLNPLAPLHNPANVLGIRAITAKWPDMPQVAVFDTAFHRTLPEHAWRYAVPDELYRQYGIRRYGFHGTSHQFVTGRAAELLGVPLSEFNAVVAHLGNGVSLTAIQDGASIDTSMGFTPLEGLVMGTRSGDIDPSILIFLQRQGMSADEIDTLLNRDSGLKALFDDNDMRAIVDAAATGDARAKLALDITSYRLAKYIGGYHVAVGGAHAIVFTAGIGENSADFRALVVSRLGALGVKLDDGANLVRSGEPRVVSAPDSAIPVLVVPTDEEQAIADATAAVVRTT; encoded by the coding sequence ATGCGCGTGCTCGTCATCAACTCCGGCTCGTCCTCCCTGAAGTACCAGGTGCGGGACACCGATACGAACCAGGTTGCCGCCAGCGGGCTCATTGACCGCATCGGCGAGGGTGCGGGCGGGCCGGCCGACCACGGCGAGGCCATGGACCAGGTGGCGGCCGCGCTGGAAGCAGAACTGGCGGCGCGGCCCATTGACGCCGTCGGACACCGTGTGGTGCACGGCGGGGAGCGCTTCAGTGAACCTGTCCGCATCAACAACGAAATTACGCGCGCCATCGAGCGGCTGAACCCCTTGGCCCCGCTGCACAATCCGGCGAACGTGCTGGGCATCCGCGCCATCACCGCCAAGTGGCCGGACATGCCGCAGGTGGCTGTTTTTGACACGGCGTTCCACCGCACCCTGCCCGAACATGCCTGGCGGTATGCGGTCCCGGACGAGCTGTACCGGCAGTACGGGATCCGACGCTACGGCTTCCACGGGACCTCACACCAGTTCGTGACGGGGCGCGCGGCGGAGCTGCTGGGCGTGCCCCTTTCCGAGTTCAACGCGGTGGTGGCGCACCTGGGCAACGGGGTCTCGCTCACCGCCATCCAGGACGGCGCCAGCATCGACACGTCCATGGGATTCACGCCGTTGGAGGGCCTGGTCATGGGCACCCGCAGCGGCGACATTGACCCGTCCATCTTGATTTTTCTGCAGCGGCAGGGCATGTCAGCCGACGAGATCGACACGCTCCTGAACCGGGATTCCGGGCTCAAAGCGCTCTTCGACGACAACGACATGCGCGCCATTGTCGACGCCGCTGCCACCGGGGATGCCCGCGCGAAGCTGGCCCTGGACATCACCTCGTACCGGCTGGCGAAGTACATTGGTGGCTACCACGTGGCCGTTGGCGGGGCGCACGCGATCGTGTTCACGGCCGGGATTGGCGAGAATTCCGCCGATTTCCGGGCCCTGGTCGTTTCGCGCCTGGGTGCGTTGGGCGTGAAGCTCGACGACGGTGCGAACCTCGTGCGCTCCGGTGAGCCGCGCGTGGTGAGTGCGCCGGATTCGGCGATTCCGGTGCTCGTGGTTCCCACCGACGAGGAACAAGCGATCGCGGATGCGACGGCCGCCGTCGTGCGGACTACCTAA
- a CDS encoding GNAT family N-acetyltransferase codes for MLDIPYPLTTERLVLRRFTTGDLDDYYAYQRLPETARYLYGEARTYAQCMARIAKYVEEPFDEPGHWATFAVELKSEPGLIGEMALKWNDGGKPEGPAPERFGEIGWTLAPAAQGKGYATEAARAVLDLALYGLDFHRMEARLDARNSASAAICERLGMQREGVLQDNMYLKGEWTSEAIYATVRDPSPN; via the coding sequence ATGCTTGACATCCCGTACCCGCTGACCACTGAGAGGCTCGTGCTGCGGCGCTTCACCACTGGAGACCTGGACGACTATTACGCCTACCAGCGGCTGCCCGAGACGGCACGTTATTTATATGGCGAGGCCCGCACGTATGCGCAATGCATGGCCAGAATTGCCAAGTATGTTGAGGAGCCCTTCGATGAGCCCGGCCATTGGGCCACGTTCGCCGTTGAGCTCAAATCGGAACCCGGACTGATTGGCGAAATGGCACTGAAGTGGAACGACGGCGGGAAACCTGAAGGGCCCGCTCCGGAACGTTTTGGTGAGATTGGCTGGACGCTGGCACCTGCCGCCCAGGGAAAGGGCTACGCCACCGAGGCTGCCCGGGCAGTGCTGGACCTGGCCCTCTACGGGCTGGATTTTCATCGCATGGAGGCCAGGTTGGATGCCCGCAACAGTGCGTCCGCAGCCATCTGCGAACGCCTCGGCATGCAGCGTGAAGGCGTGCTGCAGGACAACATGTACCTTAAGGGCGAATGGACGTCGGAGGCCATCTACGCCACGGTCCGTGACCCCAGCCCCAACTAA